The genomic region TGCATATCGAACAACTCCTGAAGCCGTCGCTTCCTCCGCCCCTGTTTAGGGGGATAAAAACCCCTCAAAAAGCACCGAAGAGTCGCCCGTTCCCGCGATGCTGACCATAACCGCAAATGCGGAAGCGCCCGGGGATAGGGACAACAGGATACCCTGCCTCACGTACCAGCTTGACGAGAACGGCGCCGGGATCGCTCAAAGCCGGAGTACCGGCATCGCTCGCATAAGCGACATCTTTACCTTCAGCCAATAGGCTGATAATCTTCTGTGCGGCCTCCGCTTCGTTCTGCGACCGGCACGAAATAAGTGGCTTCCGTATCTCAAAATGGGTTAAAAGCCCCAGCGTGTGCCGTGTATCCTCGCAGGCAATATAGTCGGCCGTTTTGAAAATTTCCAATGCCCGCACTGTAATATCGCCCAAGTTTCCAATCGGTGTTCCGACTATATATAACGATGCCACGACAAAAGTATACTGCGTTTTATAGGTTGTCGCAAGTCCATGAATCGTGTATCTTATTTATATGGGTACGTTTCTTTCACCGCTTTCATGGTTTATATTGGTATTTATCGGTATACTATTAATGGGGATCGCTTATTTCTTATTTACTTTTAAAAGTAGAAAAATAGGGGATGCAAAATATTTGCCGAAAGGAAAACCGGGAGCCCCCGGCGTCTGCCCTATTTGCTGTACTGTATTAAAGAAAGGGGAGCAGTTAAAAACAAAGGTTTACCCATCGGAAGGAACCGATAGCTTATGCTCAATCTATGGGTGTCCTCACTGTTATCCGATAATCGAGCCCGATGCAGACCGTTTTTGTCCTGTGTGTAAAGCGCCTATTCCAGCCGATTCATATCTGATTGCCCGGTTATTTGACCGCAGTAAAACAGATAAGCATGTCCATATTCTCGGATGTAGAGCATGCCGGCACGCATAAACCGACAATGTCGTATCCTCAATTTTAATCGCAGAAGTATATGCCCCCTTACGGAAAAACTCCGCCTCCGTCGCGGTGATGTCGTCTCGTTTATCGGGAGCGGCGGCAAAACTACGTCTATGATTACGACGGCGAATGAACTCGCTGCTTTGGGGTTGCGCGTTGCGGTAACTACTACTACAAAGATGGGCGTACGCGAAAAAGAACGGCTTAATGCTGCCGTGTCCTTTTTCGGCACGGAGGCAGGAGGAAAGTTGAGTGCACCGCCGTCAGGGGTAATCGAGAGTCTCTGCGATAACTATGATGTTGTTTTAATTGAAGCGGACGGCAGTAAACGGCGGGCGGTTAAGGGCTGGAACGATACCGAGCCTGTCATTCATCCTCGTACCACAAAGACGGTGGGACTTATTTCCACGCGGACGCTCGGCAAGCCGGTGAATGAAACATGGGTTCATCGGCCGGAACGGTTTTTAAACATTACTACCGCAAAGATGAACAGACCGCTGCGACTTACTCATATTATGCAAGCGGTTTTTCATCCGAACGGACTTTTTTTTAAGGCACGCGGTACCTGTTTTGTACTCTGTATCGCGCCGAGGAGCGAACATGAAGCAATCCTCACCGCTTATTATCGTGCGCGGGGCAGGCGATTTAGCCAGCGGGGTACTCGCAGTAATCCATATCTCAGGTTTTCGTGTCCTTGCACTGGAAACCGCAAACCCATCCGCCATCCGCCGCACCGTTGCGTTCAGTGAGGCTGTTAGGCTTGGGCATTGTATAATAGAAGGAATCGAAGCGCGCCTTATTGCAAAAGAACAAGCCGCAGCTATTTTGTCTGCAAATGATAGTGAATCCGGTGCCG from Treponema vincentii harbors:
- the yqeC gene encoding selenium cofactor biosynthesis protein YqeC; this translates as MPARINRQCRILNFNRRSICPLTEKLRLRRGDVVSFIGSGGKTTSMITTANELAALGLRVAVTTTTKMGVREKERLNAAVSFFGTEAGGKLSAPPSGVIESLCDNYDVVLIEADGSKRRAVKGWNDTEPVIHPRTTKTVGLISTRTLGKPVNETWVHRPERFLNITTAKMNRPLRLTHIMQAVFHPNGLFFKARGTCFVLCIAPRSEHEAILTAYYRARGRRFSQRGTRSNPYLRFSCPCTGNRKPIRHPPHRCVQ